A segment of the Bacillota bacterium genome:
GCAATGGAGCCTGTTCCCGCAATCACTATGATCCCCGGCTGACCGATGAGGGCTCCTTCGTGGGCGGTGATGCTGTCATGGACGAAGCAAATCTGGGGGATAAAGTCTAGGACGGAGCGCACCGTCTCTTCCATCAAGGGTACACCGCCGGTCATGCCCAAGACACCAAGGCTAAGATCCTCCCGGCAAAGGCCCGCTTGGGTGAGGGCCGCCTCCAGGCTGGTAAGGACCACCTCTTGGCACCGGGCCCGTCCTTCGGGATGAAAGATGCTGATGAGCCCGGCCCCCTTGTACAGGCTATGGATGTGTCCGGTTTCATCGGCAATTATGCATATGGTGGAGGTCTGTCCCCCATCAAAGGCTGCAAAATAGCGCATTATCCCGACCTCTCTTCGCGGTGTCTGGTAATATGGGATACAAAGCGTTGGGTGATTAACCAGGGATTGGTGATGGCAGTGCCTACCACCACGGCCCAAGCCCCCAGTTCTAAAGCTTGTTTCACTTCCTCCGGGGTCCAGTAGCGGCCTTCCGCGATGACGGGAATCCGGCAACTGGTGGTGATACTCTGCACCAAAGGCAAATCCGGTCCAATGAGCTTAGGGCTGTACGGGGTATACCCAGAAAGGGTGGTTCCCACCAAATCAAAGCCCATGGTTTCGGCCCGCAGGGCCTCATCTCGGGTGGAGATGTCTGCCATCGCCAGCTTACCGGCCCGGTGTACAATGTCCACCAACTCCCGGACACTCTCTGGTTTCCTTTGCCCGGGTCTGACTTGGTCCGTGGCATCGATGGCTACGATGTCGGCTCCCGCGTTTAGCACCTGCTTTACTTCCCTTGCGGTGGGGGTGATATACACCGGGGAGTCGGGATAGTTTCGTTTAATTAGGCCAATTAACGGGAGCGGTACCTGTTCCTTGATGGTACGGATATCCTCCTCCCCCTCAGCCCGAATGCCCACGGCGCCACCTAAAGCCGCCGCCTGGGCCATAGCCAACATAAACTGCGGGCCCCGCAGGGGATTACCTTCTCGGGCCTGGCAGGATACCACCAGTCCATTCTTAATTCTCTCTAACACTGACGTTCCCATAACCGTTCACCTTACCCTACCGCCCCTTGGGCCCCGTTTTCCAGGAGTTCAAACAAACCGATGGACTCCAGAGCCCTCTGTAATTCTCCAACTTCCCTTTCGGACAGACCCACCAAGGGAAGCCTGGGCGGACCACAGTCAATGCCCACCAATTTCATGGTGGCCTTGATGGCCGGATGTCCTCCGAACCGGTTGAAGATTCGCACCATCTCCCCCGCCAGCCCCTGATACTCCTGGGCCCGCTTCAGGTCGCCCTGTGCATAGGCCTTCATGACCCGGTGGTACACGGGGGCAGCGAAATTGTAGGTGCTGCCGATGGCGCCCGTGGCGCCCATGGCCAAGGCGGCCAACATCATCTCGTCCACGCCAAACAACACATCGAAGCGGCCTTCGGCAAAGCGGATACATCCCTGCATCTCATACAAGGTGGGTGCGCTGTATTTGATCCCCGCCAGATTAGGGATGCGTTCCGGGGCCTGTTTGAGGAATTCGATCATATCTAGTTCCCATCCCGTGAGGACTGGGATGTGGTAATAGTAGAAGGGCAAAGTAGGACAGACCGCGGCAATCTCAGCGAGGCACTGGATCAACACCTCCAGGGAATTACATTTGAAGTAGCTGGGCGGCAGGGCCGCGATGGCGTCAACCCCCACCGCGGCCCCATGGGCGGCCAGCTTCTTCGCTTCCTGGAGGGAATCATGGCCTACCTGGGTGATAACCGGAATGCGTCCTGCAGCAGCTTTCACGTAGGCCTCGGTAATCTGACAACGCTCCTCAGTAGAAAGGGACGGACCCTCGCCGGTGCTGCCGCATACATACATACCATTGACGCCGTCCCCGATGAGGTGTTCCACAATCCGAGGGACCATTTCCAAGTTCAAGCTACCATCTTTGTGCATAGGGGTAAAGGTGGCTGCAATCAAGCCTGATAACCTTCCAAGTCTTGTCACGTTTTAAATCCTTCCTTCCTAAGCCTCGGCTAAGGCATCGATCTCCTCGAGTTTGAAGCGCACCGCGAGGATATAGGGTTGTTCGCCTTCGGTCCAGTGGCCGTAGGTGACCATCACAAAGGTGCCGTCGGGCAACAACTCCACACCGGGGT
Coding sequences within it:
- a CDS encoding N-acetylneuraminate lyase encodes the protein MHKDGSLNLEMVPRIVEHLIGDGVNGMYVCGSTGEGPSLSTEERCQITEAYVKAAAGRIPVITQVGHDSLQEAKKLAAHGAAVGVDAIAALPPSYFKCNSLEVLIQCLAEIAAVCPTLPFYYYHIPVLTGWELDMIEFLKQAPERIPNLAGIKYSAPTLYEMQGCIRFAEGRFDVLFGVDEMMLAALAMGATGAIGSTYNFAAPVYHRVMKAYAQGDLKRAQEYQGLAGEMVRIFNRFGGHPAIKATMKLVGIDCGPPRLPLVGLSEREVGELQRALESIGLFELLENGAQGAVG
- a CDS encoding N-acetylmannosamine-6-phosphate 2-epimerase, yielding MGTSVLERIKNGLVVSCQAREGNPLRGPQFMLAMAQAAALGGAVGIRAEGEEDIRTIKEQVPLPLIGLIKRNYPDSPVYITPTAREVKQVLNAGADIVAIDATDQVRPGQRKPESVRELVDIVHRAGKLAMADISTRDEALRAETMGFDLVGTTLSGYTPYSPKLIGPDLPLVQSITTSCRIPVIAEGRYWTPEEVKQALELGAWAVVVGTAITNPWLITQRFVSHITRHREERSG